The DNA sequence TTCCTCTTGCTGAGCAAACCGGAAACATTCGTCATTTAACGCATTGGGCAATCGAAGAGTCCATCAAACAACACCTCGCATTAAAAGAGCATGGTTTTGATATTAAAATGGCGATCAATATTTCTGCTGTTGATTTGATTGATCTCGCATTGCCTCCTTTTGTAGCCAACCTGCTATCCAAGTATCAAGTCGAACCCAACGTGTTGATTTTTGAAGTAACAGAAAGCGCAATTATGGCTGATCCTGAACAAGCTATTACCGCCCTTAACATGTTGCGAAATATGAACATTAAGCTCTCCATTGACGACTTTGGTACAGGTTACTCCTCTATGGAGCAACTAAAACGAACACCGGTAGATGAACTTAAAATAGACAAATCCTTTATTCTTGACCTGTCGAACAATAGTGATGACATGATCATCGTCAAATCCATTACGAGTTTGGCTCATAACCTTGGACTTACCATAGTTGCTGAAGGAATTGAAAACCAAGAAACCATGGCAATCCTTGCCGACTTGGGTGTTGAAACAGGCCAAGGCTATTTCATGAGTAAACCACTTGAAGCCAAACTTCTAAAAGCCTGGCTGATGGGAAACAGTGGAGTATTTAGTTCGGATGACAAAGATTCAAAACATACAAAAGTTACCGCAGATCAATAAAAAGACAATTCCAAACATAGCCGTACTGTTAATTATGGGTGCAAGTAATACTGTTGCAGCCGTTGACCAAATTGAAGTCAATGGACTTGCCCAATTTGGACTACATTACTCTGACCATTCTGCCCCCTGGCTGTCGCCATGGTTAGACGGTGGTACTGGTGTGCTAAGAGAAAATGAAGGGCTCAACATAGGATTGGATTTTGCCACTGTCGAGTTACATGCTGATATAAATGTTGAATGGAGTATTACTTCTGTACTTCAAAGTAATCTAGATGGTAATGAACACTTTGGCGCCACAGAATTCCATCTAAATTATCGCCCACTTCCGACTAAGGGCCGATTAAGAGGAATACGAAATCAACTCAGGATTGGCTACTTTTATCCTGAGTTTAGTTTAGAAAATACAGATATAGGCTGGACGTCACCTTACACTTTCAATTTTTCGGCCATCAACAGTTGGGTTGCGGAGGAAGTTCGTCCATTGGGTATAGAATGGACAATAAGCCGCCCGGGACGTCAAGTCCGATCGCCTCATAGCTATGAGTTTGTCGCCGCCGCCTACCAACAAAATGATGGCGTAGCATCGCTATTATCATGGCGTGGTTGGGCCATTCACAATCGTCAATCAGTAATTGGTGAAAAAGTCGACTTTGCCAATTATTTTCAGTTCATGCCTGTTGAGCACCCTAACCCCACCTATGTTGATATCAATAAAGAAACCGATGGTAGAGTTGGCTTTTACTTAGGGGCTCATTATCAATACTTAAAGCGCACAGATTTTAGAGTATATCTGTACGATAACTTAGCAGACCCATTCGGTTTAGAACCGGATATGCAATATAGTTGGCGAACTAAATTCGCCTCACTCTCGGTATTGCACAAGTTAAATCGAGACTCTCGGGTTCTTTTTCAATATATGAATGGCAGTACAGAAATGGGCGACAACCTTGGTGGTGTTCATAATGACTTCCAAGCCTGGTATCTTTTATATAACAAAAAACTCGCACAACACAGATTTACCGTGCGCTATGACGCCTTTGACGTTAATGACAAAGACCTCAACTCTTTCGATCCAAATCAAAGCAAAGGAAACAGTTGGACCTTAAATTGGCGTTACGTCCCAACGTCAGGTTGGTTTGGCCAAACATGGCATTTAGGTGCTGAAGTAACGTATGTAGATAGTAATAATCAAAACAGAACGTTGTGGACTAATTGGCGAGGCCAGCAAGACCAAACCAAATACTCTTTAATATCCCAACTCAGGTTTTAATCATAAAAAAAGTCGCTAATCCCAAAAAGGAAATAGCGACTTTACAAGGGTCATTCTGTAAAGAAGGTTAATTAACCTTCTAAAGTAGCATCTTTATCTTCTGCTTCTTCGTCTTTGATTGTTGCTTGAAGTAACAACATATCTCTAAGTTTTTGTTCGATTTCTTCCGCTACGTCGGTGTTTTCTTTCAAGAACTTAATGCAGTTTGCTTTACCTTGGCCAATCTTACTGCCGCCGTACGCATACCAAGCACCAGATTTGTCAACTACGTTATGCTTAACACCAAGGTCAATCAATTCGCCCTCTTTCGAGATACCTTGACCGTACATGATGATAAATTCAGTCTGTTTAAACGGAGGTGCTACTTTGTTTTTAACGACTTTAACTCGCGTTTCGTTACCTATTACCTCGTCGCCTTCTTTAACAGAACCAATACGACGAATGTCTAAACGTACTGACGCGTAGAACTTAAGTGCGTTACCACCAGTAGTTGTTTCTGGGTTACCAAACATAACACCAATTTTCATACGGATTTGGTTGATAAAGATACAAAGCGTATTAGAGCGCTTGATATTACCCGTTAACTTACGAAGTGCTTGTGACATCAATCGAGCTTGAAGACCCATGTGTGAGTCACCCATGTCACCTTCGATTTCTGCTTTTGGTGTCAATGCTGCTACCGAGTCAACAATCAATACATCTACTGCACCAGAGCGTACTAACATGTCGGTGATTTCTAGCGCTTGCTCACCTGTATCAGGCTGAGAAACCAGAAGTTCGTCAACATTTACACCTAGCGCTGCTGCATAGATCGGGTCTAGGGCGTGCTCGGCATCAACGAACGCACAAGTTTTACCTTGTTTTTGGGCTTGGGCAATGACTTGTAATGTTAAGGTTGTTTTACCTGAAGACTCTGGACCATAAATTTCGATAATACGACCACACGGTAGACCGCCTATACCTAGTGCGATATCAAGACCTAATGAACCTGTAGAAACCGATTCAATATCAAGCGCTTTACTATCACCTAGTTTCATAATCGAACCTTTACCAAATTGGCGTTCGATTTGTTGCAACGCGGCACCGAGTGCTTTTTCTTTATTTGCGTCCATTTATTTCTCCAGAAATTCTAAAAATTAGGCAAGCTGCCAAATCAATGCAGTGAGTATACTGTATAATTAAACAGTATCAATACTGTATGAACATTTTTTCAAAAATAATTTAATCTAACTTACTCAAAGCTAGCTCTAATGCGTGTTTCACCGACTTTCGTCGCACTTCAATTCGGTCACCACTAAAACACTGATGATCAGTTGTAACGGATATTTGATTATTTTGGTTGTTTAAATTGGCTATGGCAAA is a window from the Psychrosphaera ytuae genome containing:
- the recA gene encoding recombinase RecA, encoding MDANKEKALGAALQQIERQFGKGSIMKLGDSKALDIESVSTGSLGLDIALGIGGLPCGRIIEIYGPESSGKTTLTLQVIAQAQKQGKTCAFVDAEHALDPIYAAALGVNVDELLVSQPDTGEQALEITDMLVRSGAVDVLIVDSVAALTPKAEIEGDMGDSHMGLQARLMSQALRKLTGNIKRSNTLCIFINQIRMKIGVMFGNPETTTGGNALKFYASVRLDIRRIGSVKEGDEVIGNETRVKVVKNKVAPPFKQTEFIIMYGQGISKEGELIDLGVKHNVVDKSGAWYAYGGSKIGQGKANCIKFLKENTDVAEEIEQKLRDMLLLQATIKDEEAEDKDATLEG